One Chlorobaculum limnaeum genomic window carries:
- the hypA gene encoding hydrogenase maturation nickel metallochaperone HypA, which produces MHEMSIAMSVIEAVVDKARQEGGGKVTGIELVVGRLAGVQTESLRFCFDAATRDTLAEGAELTIEEREGQGRCEACGAEFPVSSFYAKCPSCGEFRVKIESGEELSVRSFTME; this is translated from the coding sequence ATGCACGAAATGTCCATCGCGATGTCGGTGATCGAAGCCGTGGTTGACAAGGCCCGCCAGGAGGGCGGTGGCAAAGTTACCGGCATTGAACTGGTCGTGGGGCGACTGGCGGGCGTGCAGACGGAGTCGCTGCGGTTCTGCTTCGATGCCGCCACGCGCGACACGCTTGCCGAAGGAGCCGAACTGACGATCGAAGAGCGCGAGGGTCAAGGCCGCTGCGAAGCGTGCGGCGCGGAGTTCCCGGTGTCGAGCTTTTACGCGAAGTGCCCGTCATGCGGAGAGTTCCGGGTGAAGATCGAATCCGGCGAGGAGCTTTCGGTGCGCTCGTTCACGATGGAGTGA
- the hypB gene encoding hydrogenase nickel incorporation protein HypB, which translates to MCDTCGCSGDGGAVLRKPGVKEYHVHVGDEGGHHHHHEHDHGHDHHHEHGHDHHHHHGEARKVQVEEDVLLQNNMLAERNRGRFEARRVLALNFLSSPGSGKTSILEKTIPALLEQCPVTVIEGDQQTTNDADRIDALGVPVIQVNTGTGCHLDAQMVQRAVRELDPPERSLLCIENVGNLVCPALFDLGEAAKVVVISTTEGEDKPIKYPTMFHHADVVLLNKIDLLPHLDFDAAKCRDYAMQVNHHLEWIELSAKTGEGFDQWIAWLTAKLTAL; encoded by the coding sequence ATGTGCGATACCTGCGGTTGTTCGGGCGATGGCGGCGCGGTGCTGCGCAAGCCGGGCGTGAAGGAGTATCACGTTCATGTCGGCGATGAGGGCGGCCATCATCACCATCACGAGCATGACCATGGTCACGACCACCATCATGAGCACGGTCACGATCATCACCACCACCACGGCGAGGCTCGCAAGGTGCAGGTCGAAGAGGATGTGCTGTTGCAGAACAACATGCTCGCCGAGCGCAATCGCGGCCGGTTCGAGGCGCGGCGCGTGCTGGCGCTGAACTTCCTCAGCTCTCCCGGATCGGGAAAGACCTCGATTCTCGAAAAGACCATCCCGGCGCTGCTGGAGCAGTGCCCCGTCACGGTGATCGAGGGCGACCAGCAGACCACCAACGACGCCGACCGCATCGACGCGCTCGGCGTGCCGGTGATCCAGGTCAACACCGGCACCGGCTGCCACCTCGACGCGCAGATGGTGCAACGCGCCGTGCGTGAACTCGATCCGCCGGAGCGCTCGCTGCTCTGCATCGAGAATGTGGGCAACCTGGTCTGCCCGGCGCTCTTCGACCTCGGCGAGGCGGCCAAGGTTGTGGTCATCAGCACCACCGAGGGCGAGGACAAACCCATCAAATATCCCACGATGTTCCATCACGCGGATGTCGTGCTGCTCAACAAGATCGACCTGTTGCCGCATCTCGATTTCGACGCGGCCAAATGCCGCGACTACGCCATGCAGGTCAACCACCACCTCGAATGGATCGAGCTTTCCGCCAAGACCGGCGAGGGGTTCGACCAGTGGATCGCATGGCTGACGGCAAAGCTGACGGCGCTCTGA
- a CDS encoding DUF1207 domain-containing protein, with translation MKKRTSILTATMLSALCISAPASTAMAESAIKPTFDTLFDPLLADPMEPRIAVMPMLGEKKLQLDIGTSADLYQNDSKTFAVGIDFATWSLLNRTSNFKFPVDCIDYMFGINTTFRREIKESPLPFDEASVRVRLSHISAHFEDGHTDDNGDWIIGDSPFDIPFTYSREFVNVTGALSAPGRRVYLGYQYMYNTLPDEISPSSFQAGAEIGLPYNAYVAADFKLLPIWQRDEAKTDGYRGTWNLQAGMRLTSIGLENVRIAANYFSGMNRHGMYFYKPESFTTLGMIVDL, from the coding sequence ATGAAAAAACGCACCTCCATTCTGACTGCCACGATGCTCTCGGCGCTCTGCATTTCGGCCCCGGCCAGCACGGCAATGGCCGAATCGGCGATCAAGCCGACCTTTGACACGCTCTTCGATCCGCTGCTCGCCGACCCGATGGAGCCGCGAATCGCCGTCATGCCGATGCTCGGCGAAAAAAAGCTCCAGCTCGACATCGGCACCTCGGCTGACCTCTACCAGAACGACAGCAAAACCTTCGCCGTCGGCATCGACTTCGCCACCTGGTCGCTCCTGAACCGCACCAGCAACTTCAAGTTTCCGGTGGACTGCATCGACTACATGTTCGGCATCAACACCACCTTCCGGCGCGAGATCAAGGAGAGCCCGCTGCCCTTCGACGAAGCGAGCGTGCGGGTTCGCCTGAGCCACATCTCGGCCCATTTCGAGGATGGCCATACCGATGACAACGGCGACTGGATCATCGGCGACTCCCCATTCGATATTCCCTTCACCTACAGCCGCGAGTTCGTCAACGTGACGGGCGCGCTCTCCGCGCCGGGCCGCCGCGTCTATCTGGGCTACCAGTACATGTACAACACGTTGCCGGACGAGATCAGCCCCAGCTCCTTCCAGGCGGGCGCGGAGATCGGCTTGCCGTACAACGCCTACGTGGCCGCCGACTTCAAGCTGCTTCCAATATGGCAGCGGGATGAAGCCAAAACCGACGGCTATCGCGGCACCTGGAACCTGCAAGCGGGAATGCGCCTGACTTCGATCGGCCTCGAAAACGTCAGGATCGCCGCCAACTACTTCTCCGGCATGAACCGCCACGGCATGTACTTCTACAAGCCGGAAAGCTTTACGACGCTTGGCATGATCGTTGATTTGTGA
- a CDS encoding NUDIX domain-containing protein gives MSYPLRKPVHLRVSALCVQDGHALFVEHRSFAPDDPAMPESYWILPGGVVERGETLEDAVRREVMEETGLACDVRGMVFVKELLWPHPGLQGQGERHHSVSLGFHCEVTGGHLVTGRDPELPDDRQMILETRWLPLAELSRYRLYPPFLYEFIDTGLRRGFDTLCPEFFDSVM, from the coding sequence ATGAGCTATCCTTTAAGAAAACCGGTACATTTGAGAGTCAGCGCCCTGTGCGTTCAGGATGGCCATGCGCTCTTCGTCGAGCACCGGAGCTTCGCGCCGGACGATCCGGCCATGCCCGAAAGTTACTGGATTCTGCCGGGAGGGGTGGTCGAGCGAGGTGAAACCCTCGAAGATGCGGTCAGGCGAGAGGTGATGGAAGAGACCGGCCTGGCGTGCGACGTTCGCGGGATGGTGTTCGTCAAGGAGCTGCTCTGGCCCCATCCGGGATTACAAGGGCAGGGTGAACGGCACCACTCGGTCTCGCTCGGATTTCACTGCGAAGTGACCGGCGGCCACCTCGTTACGGGCCGAGACCCTGAGCTTCCCGACGACCGGCAAATGATCCTCGAAACCCGCTGGCTGCCGCTCGCGGAGCTGTCCCGCTATCGCCTCTATCCTCCTTTCCTCTACGAATTTATTGACACCGGCCTCCGACGTGGCTTCGACACCCTCTGTCCGGAGTTCTTCGACTCGGTGATGTAA
- a CDS encoding toll/interleukin-1 receptor domain-containing protein: MGKNILTKELLLRSVEEWNAAREAYPDLKPDFRGVDLSWLYLRDANLQDANLQNANLSGSYLSRANLKGAYLRGANLSMAILNNACLRKANLLQADLTDSNFRGSDLFSVTFTLATLSRTNLVNTILCDADLIRANLMEAALYKANLSWAKVGRTIFSDVDLSCIFGLETLRHYGPSTVGIDTLFASNGKIPEVFLRGCGVPDLFIEYVHSLTAKAFDYYSCFISHSTADKDFADRLHADLQAKGVRCWYAPEDMKAGEHVDTQIDLGIKTHEKLLLVLSESSINSNWVKREITKAFKREEAEGKRVLFPISLVDFSKIEEWEFVDSKGRDLSEEIRKFYIPSFKGWENDNSLYTTEFDKLLKAFKDKSKQ; this comes from the coding sequence ATGGGAAAGAATATTCTGACGAAAGAACTGCTGTTGAGGTCGGTGGAGGAATGGAATGCGGCACGGGAAGCATATCCAGATTTGAAGCCGGATTTCCGTGGGGTAGATCTCAGTTGGCTATATCTTCGCGATGCAAACCTTCAAGATGCAAATCTTCAAAATGCAAATCTCAGCGGCTCGTATCTCAGCCGGGCAAACCTCAAGGGGGCATATCTAAGAGGGGCAAACCTCAGTATGGCAATCCTTAACAATGCGTGTCTTCGTAAAGCAAACCTTCTTCAGGCAGACTTAACCGACTCAAACTTCAGAGGGTCAGATCTTTTCAGTGTAACGTTTACATTAGCAACCCTCAGCCGCACAAATCTTGTCAACACAATCCTCTGTGACGCAGATCTTATTCGTGCAAATCTTATGGAAGCCGCCCTCTATAAGGCTAATCTCTCTTGGGCAAAAGTAGGTCGTACAATATTTAGCGACGTTGATCTCAGTTGTATTTTTGGGTTGGAAACTTTAAGGCACTATGGGCCATCAACTGTAGGTATCGACACGCTTTTTGCATCGAATGGCAAAATACCGGAAGTCTTTCTACGTGGTTGCGGTGTGCCAGACCTTTTCATCGAATACGTTCACTCACTAACAGCTAAGGCCTTTGATTATTACTCCTGCTTCATTAGTCATAGCACAGCGGATAAAGATTTCGCTGATCGTTTGCATGCTGATCTCCAAGCTAAAGGAGTTCGGTGTTGGTATGCTCCAGAAGACATGAAAGCGGGTGAGCATGTCGATACTCAAATTGATCTTGGAATAAAAACCCATGAAAAGCTGCTCCTTGTACTTTCGGAAAGCAGTATCAACAGCAACTGGGTGAAACGGGAAATCACCAAAGCGTTCAAGCGTGAAGAAGCCGAAGGCAAACGGGTGCTGTTTCCTATCAGCCTTGTCGATTTCAGCAAAATCGAAGAGTGGGAGTTCGTTGACAGCAAGGGACGGGATTTGTCGGAAGAGATCAGGAAGTTTTACATCCCGAGTTTCAAAGGCTGGGAAAACGATAATTCTCTCTACACGACGGAGTTCGACAAGCTGCTGAAAGCGTTCAAGGACAAAAGCAAACAATAA
- a CDS encoding HypC/HybG/HupF family hydrogenase formation chaperone: protein MCLAIPGKVIEIREENGLKMGTVDISGALTKACLEYVPEIAIGQYTIVHAGFALKIIDEEEAAESLKLWDELIKSGAFDVDGEPNDDR, encoded by the coding sequence ATGTGCCTCGCCATACCCGGAAAAGTCATAGAAATCCGCGAAGAGAACGGCCTGAAGATGGGCACGGTGGATATTAGCGGCGCTCTCACCAAAGCGTGCCTCGAATATGTGCCGGAGATCGCCATCGGGCAGTACACCATTGTTCACGCCGGTTTCGCGCTCAAGATTATCGACGAGGAGGAGGCCGCCGAGAGCCTGAAGCTCTGGGATGAACTGATCAAAAGCGGCGCGTTCGATGTTGACGGCGAGCCTAACGATGACCGCTGA
- a CDS encoding aspartate carbamoyltransferase catalytic subunit, with product MNHLTGLYGLPASTLHDLLDLAAGYREGLNREPEIFDPVLANRRVALVFFENSTRTRFSFELAARHLGASTLSFTAASSSISKGETLSDTIRNLEAMKVDAFVLRHPSSGAADFVASITDRPVVNAGDGTHEHPTQALLDILTLREYFGRIEGLKIMILGDILHSRVARSNIIGLKTLGAEIAVCAPTTLLPGRIDQLGVQVFTGIDEALAWADAAIVLRLQLERATGGFIPSLEEYSARYGLTDEKLDRLKRLLPVLHPGPINREIEISNLVADRIQPPGYSSSMLMEQVTNGVAVRMAVLHRLLAR from the coding sequence TTGAATCACCTCACGGGTTTATACGGGCTGCCAGCCAGCACGCTGCACGATCTTCTCGACCTTGCCGCCGGTTACAGGGAGGGCCTCAACAGGGAGCCGGAAATCTTCGACCCGGTGCTTGCCAACCGGCGCGTCGCGCTCGTTTTCTTTGAAAATTCCACCCGCACCCGCTTTTCGTTCGAACTTGCCGCGAGGCATCTCGGCGCGAGCACGCTGAGCTTCACGGCGGCGTCGAGCAGCATCAGCAAGGGCGAAACCCTGTCGGACACCATCCGGAACCTCGAAGCGATGAAGGTGGACGCCTTCGTGCTCCGCCACCCGTCATCGGGCGCGGCGGATTTCGTGGCTTCGATCACCGACCGGCCCGTCGTCAACGCGGGCGACGGCACGCACGAGCATCCCACGCAGGCACTGCTCGACATCCTCACGCTCCGCGAATATTTCGGGCGAATCGAGGGGCTGAAGATCATGATCCTCGGCGACATCCTGCACAGCCGCGTGGCGCGGTCGAACATCATCGGCCTGAAGACGCTCGGCGCGGAGATCGCCGTCTGCGCTCCCACGACGCTCCTGCCGGGGCGCATCGACCAGCTTGGCGTGCAGGTCTTCACCGGCATCGACGAAGCGCTCGCCTGGGCCGACGCGGCCATCGTACTCCGCCTCCAGCTCGAACGCGCAACCGGCGGCTTCATTCCGTCGCTCGAAGAGTACTCGGCGCGCTACGGCCTGACCGACGAAAAGCTCGACCGCCTGAAGCGGCTCCTGCCGGTGCTGCATCCGGGGCCGATCAATCGCGAAATCGAAATCTCGAATCTCGTGGCCGACCGCATCCAGCCACCGGGCTATTCGAGCAGCATGCTGATGGAGCAGGTCACCAACGGCGTTGCCGTACGCATGGCCGTGCTGCATCGCCTGCTGGCCAGATGA
- the hypF gene encoding carbamoyltransferase HypF, translating into MADGKADGALSGSSRRDRRRIEVGGIVQGVGFRPFAWRLAGRLALDGFVRNTGSGVVIEVEGLPESLDRFEAALCDEAPPLARIDSLVRQQIATVDAEPGFVILESSGGEAMQTLISPDIATCPACLADIADPAGRRYRYAFTNCTDCGPRYTIVEAVPYDRPFTTMKGFELCADCQREYDDPADRRFHAQPNACPACGPKLELRDAGAVHLPVADEISAAGEMLSDGKILAIKGIGGFHLAVDASNEEAVQRLRTCKGREEKPFAVMVRDLAAARALCEIGADEEAALASPQAPIVLLRKRADLPLAASIAPGNDRLGVMLPYSPLHFLLMREGPEVLVMTSANFSEEPLVADNAEALERLAGIADAFLMHDRPIARRCDDSVVVHFARKVRMVRRSRGYAPAPIRLAESGPPVLGAGGELKNALCLVKGGEAFMSQHIGDMKNYEAYRHFDEVAAHMQRIFKAEAELLVHDLHPAYMTTRWALEQGRPTLGVQHHHAHLASCLAEHRCEGPAIGLILDGVGYGTDGTAWGGEVLVGNATGVVRFASLEPMPLPGGDAAVRQIWRTALGWLHRSGVSPEGLECFRQPQAAQVLELLDKGVGTAESSGCGRLFDAVASICGLRHEAHYEGQAAIELMQAAGGRLADAGYSFGFERRHGRRVMLISPMLREIAAAVRAGAGAGEVAQRFHRTLVGMLAEVASMASHETGLKTVALSGGVFQNQLLTEALAHDLESNGYKVLMHQQVPTNDGSLSLGQAAIGREFLRGNYRGVDAVD; encoded by the coding sequence ATGGCTGACGGCAAAGCTGACGGCGCTCTGAGCGGTTCGTCCCGACGTGACCGCCGCCGGATCGAAGTTGGCGGCATCGTGCAGGGGGTGGGATTCCGCCCCTTCGCGTGGCGGCTCGCCGGTCGGCTCGCACTCGACGGATTTGTTCGCAACACCGGCTCCGGCGTGGTGATCGAGGTCGAGGGATTGCCGGAGTCACTCGACAGGTTCGAGGCCGCTCTCTGCGACGAAGCGCCGCCGCTGGCCCGCATCGATTCACTCGTCCGCCAGCAGATCGCGACCGTCGATGCCGAACCGGGATTCGTCATTCTCGAATCGTCCGGTGGCGAAGCGATGCAGACGCTCATTTCGCCCGATATCGCCACCTGCCCGGCGTGCCTGGCCGACATCGCAGACCCCGCCGGACGGCGCTATCGCTACGCCTTCACCAACTGCACCGACTGCGGCCCGCGCTACACCATCGTCGAGGCCGTCCCCTACGACCGCCCCTTCACCACGATGAAAGGCTTTGAGCTTTGCGCCGATTGCCAGCGAGAGTACGACGACCCCGCCGACCGCCGCTTCCACGCCCAGCCCAACGCCTGCCCAGCCTGCGGGCCGAAGCTCGAACTGCGCGATGCGGGCGCCGTCCATCTGCCGGTAGCCGACGAGATTTCGGCGGCTGGCGAGATGCTGTCGGACGGGAAGATTCTCGCCATCAAGGGAATCGGCGGCTTTCATCTCGCCGTCGATGCCTCGAACGAGGAGGCCGTTCAACGCCTCCGAACTTGCAAGGGGCGCGAGGAGAAGCCGTTCGCGGTGATGGTGCGTGATCTCGCCGCCGCCCGTGCGCTGTGCGAGATCGGCGCGGATGAAGAGGCCGCGCTCGCCTCGCCGCAAGCACCCATCGTGCTGCTTCGCAAACGCGCCGATCTGCCGCTCGCCGCGTCCATCGCGCCGGGCAATGACCGGCTTGGCGTGATGCTGCCTTACTCGCCGCTGCATTTTTTGCTCATGCGCGAAGGGCCGGAGGTGCTTGTCATGACGAGCGCCAACTTCAGCGAGGAGCCGCTTGTCGCCGACAACGCCGAGGCGCTCGAACGGCTGGCGGGCATCGCCGATGCGTTCCTCATGCACGACCGCCCCATCGCCCGGCGCTGCGACGACTCGGTGGTTGTCCATTTCGCCAGAAAAGTACGCATGGTGCGCCGCAGTCGTGGTTACGCGCCCGCGCCGATCAGGCTCGCCGAAAGCGGCCCGCCGGTGCTCGGCGCGGGCGGCGAGCTGAAGAACGCGCTCTGCCTCGTGAAGGGCGGTGAAGCGTTCATGAGCCAGCACATCGGCGACATGAAGAACTACGAAGCGTACCGCCACTTCGACGAGGTGGCCGCGCACATGCAGCGTATCTTCAAAGCGGAGGCGGAGCTGCTTGTGCACGACCTGCACCCCGCCTACATGACCACGCGCTGGGCGCTGGAGCAGGGGAGGCCGACGCTCGGCGTGCAGCATCACCACGCGCATCTCGCCTCGTGCCTTGCCGAACATCGCTGCGAAGGCCCGGCCATCGGCCTCATCCTCGACGGCGTCGGTTACGGCACCGACGGCACCGCATGGGGCGGCGAAGTGCTGGTTGGCAATGCCACCGGAGTCGTCCGCTTCGCCTCGCTGGAGCCGATGCCGCTGCCCGGCGGCGACGCGGCTGTCCGCCAAATCTGGCGAACGGCGCTCGGCTGGCTCCACCGGAGCGGCGTGTCGCCGGAGGGGCTGGAGTGCTTCCGCCAGCCGCAGGCAGCGCAGGTACTCGAACTGCTCGACAAAGGAGTTGGTACTGCGGAAAGCTCCGGCTGCGGACGCCTCTTCGACGCCGTGGCCTCCATCTGCGGCTTGCGTCACGAAGCGCACTACGAAGGTCAGGCGGCCATCGAGCTGATGCAGGCCGCAGGCGGACGGCTGGCTGACGCGGGCTACAGCTTCGGCTTCGAGCGGCGGCACGGGCGCCGGGTGATGCTCATCTCGCCCATGCTCCGCGAAATCGCCGCCGCCGTCCGCGCAGGCGCAGGAGCCGGGGAGGTCGCCCAACGTTTCCACCGCACGCTCGTCGGAATGCTCGCAGAGGTTGCAAGCATGGCCAGTCACGAAACCGGCCTGAAAACCGTAGCCCTCAGCGGCGGCGTCTTCCAGAACCAGCTCCTCACCGAAGCCCTCGCCCACGATCTCGAAAGCAACGGCTACAAAGTGCTCATGCACCAGCAAGTACCCACCAACGACGGCAGCCTAAGCCTCGGCCAGGCCGCGATCGGGCGGGAGTTTTTGCGAGGAAACTACCGGGGCGTTGATGCAGTGGACTGA
- the uvrC gene encoding excinuclease ABC subunit UvrC: MTTNHPPAKTALAEKLATLPTSPGVYRFSNEAGTVIYVGKARNLRNRVRSYFNSQSRHSGKTAVLVSHIASIDVIITSSEVEALILENNLIKELKPRYNVSLKDDKSYPWLVITNERFPRIFITRQFRRDGSTWFGPYTEASQLRLILDLIGSIFPVRSCKYKLTEEAVAAKKHRVCLDYHIHKCKGPCEGLQPEEEYQAMIREIVTLLKGKTSALVRDLTAQMQQKAMELKFEEAAALKAQIEGLKRYAERQKVVSTEAIDRDVFAVAAGDDDACGVVFRIREGKLIGSRHTYLTNTGSTPLPNLLASFMEHYYLETPDLIPPEVMLQAELPEEETEALRQLLSSRQSERRQVRFTVPRIGEKAHLIAMCLENAEHHLHEFMAQKKLRGEVARKSPALESLQQVLHLERLPERIECFDNSHFQGTDYVSSMVTFVSGKPKKSDYRKFKLKSFEGSDDYAAMREAVTRRYSGTLAEELPMPDLVLIDGGKGQVNVAWQTLRELGLDLPVAGLAKRLEEIFVPNERDPYNLPKTSPALKLLQQLRDEAHRFAITYHRKLRTKRTIRTELTGIGGVGEKSAEKLLKHFGSVESVSKATLEELSSVAGRKTAESIYRYYNGAGSPDA, translated from the coding sequence ATGACCACCAACCACCCTCCGGCAAAAACCGCCCTCGCCGAAAAGCTCGCCACGCTGCCGACTTCGCCGGGCGTGTATCGCTTCAGCAACGAGGCGGGCACGGTGATCTACGTCGGCAAGGCGCGGAATCTGCGCAACCGGGTGCGCTCGTACTTCAACAGTCAGTCCCGTCATTCCGGCAAAACCGCCGTGCTGGTGAGCCACATCGCCTCGATCGACGTCATCATCACCTCCTCGGAGGTCGAAGCACTGATCCTCGAAAACAATCTCATCAAGGAGCTGAAACCGCGCTACAACGTCAGCCTCAAGGACGACAAGAGCTACCCGTGGCTGGTCATCACCAACGAACGGTTCCCGCGAATCTTCATCACCCGCCAGTTCCGGCGAGATGGCTCGACCTGGTTCGGCCCCTACACCGAAGCCTCGCAGCTCCGGCTCATCCTCGACCTGATCGGCTCGATCTTTCCGGTGCGGAGTTGCAAGTACAAGCTCACCGAGGAGGCCGTCGCCGCCAAAAAGCACCGGGTCTGCCTCGACTACCACATCCACAAGTGCAAGGGGCCGTGCGAGGGATTGCAGCCGGAGGAGGAGTACCAGGCGATGATCCGCGAGATCGTCACCCTGCTCAAGGGCAAAACCTCGGCGCTCGTGCGCGACCTCACGGCCCAGATGCAGCAGAAGGCGATGGAGCTGAAGTTCGAGGAGGCCGCCGCGCTGAAGGCGCAGATCGAGGGGCTGAAGCGCTACGCCGAGCGGCAGAAGGTAGTGAGCACCGAAGCGATCGACCGCGATGTCTTCGCCGTGGCGGCGGGCGACGATGATGCGTGCGGCGTGGTGTTCCGCATCCGCGAAGGCAAGCTGATCGGTTCGCGCCACACGTACCTGACCAACACCGGCAGCACTCCCCTGCCGAACCTGCTCGCCTCCTTCATGGAGCATTACTACCTCGAAACTCCCGACCTGATTCCGCCGGAAGTCATGCTTCAGGCGGAGCTTCCGGAGGAGGAGACCGAGGCGCTCCGGCAACTGCTCTCGTCGCGGCAGAGCGAGCGGCGGCAGGTGCGCTTCACGGTGCCGCGCATCGGCGAAAAGGCGCATCTCATCGCCATGTGCCTCGAAAACGCCGAGCACCACCTGCACGAGTTCATGGCGCAGAAAAAGCTGCGGGGCGAAGTGGCGCGGAAGTCCCCGGCGCTCGAATCGCTCCAGCAGGTGCTGCATCTGGAGCGCTTGCCCGAGCGGATCGAGTGCTTCGACAACTCGCATTTCCAGGGCACCGATTACGTCAGCTCGATGGTCACCTTCGTGTCGGGCAAGCCGAAAAAATCAGACTACCGCAAGTTCAAACTCAAAAGCTTCGAGGGGTCCGACGACTACGCCGCCATGCGCGAAGCTGTCACGCGGCGCTACAGCGGAACGCTCGCCGAGGAGCTGCCGATGCCCGACCTGGTGCTCATCGACGGCGGCAAGGGGCAGGTGAACGTCGCCTGGCAAACGTTGCGAGAGCTTGGCCTCGACCTGCCAGTGGCGGGCCTCGCCAAGCGGCTCGAAGAGATTTTCGTGCCGAACGAGCGAGACCCGTACAATCTGCCCAAAACCTCGCCCGCGCTCAAGCTCTTGCAGCAGCTCCGCGACGAAGCGCACCGCTTCGCCATCACCTATCACCGCAAGCTGCGGACGAAGAGGACGATCCGCACGGAGCTGACCGGCATCGGGGGCGTGGGCGAAAAGAGCGCCGAAAAGCTGCTGAAGCACTTCGGCTCGGTTGAAAGCGTCTCAAAAGCGACGCTCGAAGAACTTTCCTCCGTGGCCGGAAGAAAAACCGCCGAAAGCATTTATCGCTACTACAACGGCGCCGGCTCCCCCGATGCCTGA
- the hypD gene encoding hydrogenase formation protein HypD has product MKFIDEYRDPARARALLDRIRQIARREWTIMEICGGQTHSIMRNGIDQLLPPNVRLVHGPGCPVCVTPLETIERALAIAAMPDTILTSFGDMLRVPGSDKDLFMARSEGADVRIVFSPLEALQIARDHPEKEVVFLAVGFETTAPANAMAVRQAAREGLSNFSELVSQVMVPPAMRAILSSPGNRVQGFLAAGHVCAIMGYEEYEPVAAEFGVPVVPAGFEPVDLLDGILKVVEMLEEGRSGVVNAYGRVVSREGNPEARRVMQEVFEVADRPWRGIGVIPQSGLVLRREFEIFDAEKRFDVGHIAPQESPLCRSGEVLQGHLKPSDCPAIGRECTPQTPLGATMVSSEGACAAYYRYHRKS; this is encoded by the coding sequence ATGAAATTCATCGATGAATATCGCGATCCGGCTCGTGCTCGGGCTTTGCTTGACCGCATCCGGCAGATTGCCCGGCGGGAGTGGACGATCATGGAGATTTGCGGCGGGCAGACGCATTCGATCATGCGCAACGGCATCGACCAGCTTCTGCCGCCGAATGTGCGGCTTGTGCATGGGCCGGGGTGTCCGGTGTGCGTGACGCCGCTGGAGACCATCGAGCGGGCGCTGGCGATTGCCGCCATGCCGGACACGATCCTTACGAGTTTCGGCGACATGCTGCGCGTGCCCGGCAGCGACAAAGACCTCTTCATGGCGCGGAGCGAGGGGGCGGATGTGCGCATCGTCTTTTCGCCGCTTGAAGCGTTGCAGATTGCGCGTGACCATCCCGAAAAAGAGGTGGTGTTTCTCGCGGTCGGCTTCGAGACCACCGCTCCGGCCAACGCGATGGCCGTCCGGCAGGCAGCGCGGGAGGGACTCTCGAATTTCAGCGAGCTGGTGAGCCAGGTGATGGTGCCGCCGGCGATGCGGGCGATTCTCTCGTCGCCCGGCAACCGGGTGCAGGGGTTCCTCGCCGCCGGGCACGTCTGCGCCATCATGGGGTACGAGGAGTACGAGCCGGTCGCGGCGGAGTTCGGCGTGCCGGTCGTGCCCGCCGGGTTCGAGCCGGTCGATCTGCTCGACGGCATTCTCAAGGTGGTCGAGATGCTCGAAGAGGGGCGTAGCGGCGTCGTCAACGCTTACGGGCGCGTGGTGAGCCGCGAGGGCAACCCCGAAGCGCGGCGGGTGATGCAGGAGGTGTTCGAGGTCGCCGACCGTCCGTGGCGCGGCATCGGCGTCATACCGCAGAGCGGCCTCGTGCTGCGCCGGGAGTTCGAGATCTTCGACGCCGAAAAGCGCTTCGACGTCGGCCACATCGCCCCGCAGGAGTCGCCCTTGTGCAGGAGCGGCGAGGTGCTGCAAGGCCACCTCAAACCCTCCGACTGCCCGGCCATCGGACGCGAATGCACCCCGCAAACCCCGCTCGGAGCCACAATGGTCTCCTCCGAAGGCGCCTGCGCCGCGTATTACCGCTATCACCGCAAAAGCTGA
- a CDS encoding DUF4212 domain-containing protein → MEKAKLQEYWKINLGYLIGLLVTWFVVSYGFGIFLAEPLNAIRLGGFKLGFWFAQQGSIYVFVVLIFVYVALMNKLDKKFDVHED, encoded by the coding sequence ATGGAAAAAGCAAAACTCCAGGAGTACTGGAAAATCAACCTCGGCTATCTGATCGGCCTGCTGGTGACATGGTTCGTCGTCTCGTACGGATTTGGCATTTTCCTTGCCGAGCCGTTAAACGCGATCCGGCTCGGCGGATTCAAACTGGGCTTCTGGTTCGCCCAGCAAGGGTCCATCTATGTCTTCGTGGTGCTGATTTTCGTCTATGTCGCCTTGATGAACAAGCTCGACAAGAAGTTCGACGTCCACGAGGACTGA